The Micromonospora sp. NBC_00421 DNA window ACAGGTGCCGGTTCCGTGGCACCGAGCGGCTCAGTAGCCGCCTGAGCTGGTAGTAATGACGGCGAACGGCCGGCGTCCGATAGGGGGACGCCGGCCGTTCGCCGTAGCCGTGCCGGTCAGCCGACCCGGCCGTAGCCGGCGATGCTCATCATGTTCATCTTCCGTTTGAGCACGTTGCGACCGGCGCTCGGCGCGTCGATCACCTGACCGCCGCCGACGTAGAGCGCGACGTGCCCGAGCCCCGAGTAGAAGACCAGGTCGCCGGGGCGCAGCTCGCTACGGCTGACCCGGGAGGTGGCGTTCCACTGCATCGCCGCGTTGTGCGGCAGCCGCTTGCCGGCAGACCGCCAGGCGGCCAGGGTCAGCCCGGAGCAGTCGTATCCGCCGGGGCCCTCGGCACCCCAGACGTACGGCTTGCCGATCGCCCCGTACGCGTACCGCACGGCGGCGCCGGCGCTGCCGGAGACGGCCGGTGCGTCGGGGGTGGCGGCCGGGGTGGACCGGACCGGCTTGGCCGCCGGGGCCTCGGTGGCCCGCCCGTACGCCGCCCGGCGCATCTCGTAGAGCTTCGCCAGATCCTGCTCGATCCGCTTCTTGGCCTTGACGACGGCCCGGGACTGGGCGGCCTGCCGGGCCAAGGTGCTGTCGAGCCGGGTCTTCTGGTCGAGCAGCGCCCGCTGGTCGGCGGTGTACCCGTCGATCTGCTGTTGACGCTGCCGGGTGAGCTGGTCGAGGGTGCCGAGCCGGTCGACAAGTGAGCCGCCGGCCGGGTCGAGGATCGCCTCGGCGGTGCGCAGTCCCCCGGTCTTGTAGGCGGTGGCGGCGATCTGCCCCACCGCGGCCCGGCTCTGGGCGGCCTGGGTCTCCAGCGGGCCGATCCGCGCGTGCAGACCGGCCGCGGTGGCCTGGTTCGTCTTGATCTCCTCG harbors:
- a CDS encoding C40 family peptidase; translated protein: MSSLRMLLRTLAVAGLSAALIAPSAPARAEPSVAELTSRIEKSSAELERIVESYNKLNEEIKTNQATAAGLHARIGPLETQAAQSRAAVGQIAATAYKTGGLRTAEAILDPAGGSLVDRLGTLDQLTRQRQQQIDGYTADQRALLDQKTRLDSTLARQAAQSRAVVKAKKRIEQDLAKLYEMRRAAYGRATEAPAAKPVRSTPAATPDAPAVSGSAGAAVRYAYGAIGKPYVWGAEGPGGYDCSGLTLAAWRSAGKRLPHNAAMQWNATSRVSRSELRPGDLVFYSGLGHVALYVGGGQVIDAPSAGRNVLKRKMNMMSIAGYGRVG